In Vibrio atlanticus, the following proteins share a genomic window:
- a CDS encoding class I SAM-dependent DNA methyltransferase, whose protein sequence is MTTESAPEIIELSDLKKWLWGSANIMRGTVDSSDFKNYIFGLIFIKRLSDVFDERVEAIMAEEQRSSDEAMELILEDNPEQFVPVDARWANLVEKTENVGERIDEAFAEIERQNPSLEKVLTAIQFGDKEKLSNELLMRLLRHFNQHKLGNKNLYKPDLLGDAYEYLIAMFADDAGKRGGEFYTPHEVVELIVKLIDPQPTHEIYDPTNGSGGMLVEAARHIKENYPENGMVMGKPNCKLYGQEKNLSTWAIAKLNMFLHNLDGDIKRGDTLVNPQHKDGHGLQTFDRVIANPPFSIKDWWEPLEINKKTKTDKKGKEVEVNPKYSTDLKDPYGRFGLGTAPRKYADLAFRRFSR, encoded by the coding sequence ATGACAACAGAATCAGCACCAGAAATTATTGAACTTAGTGATCTTAAAAAATGGCTTTGGGGCAGCGCTAACATTATGCGTGGCACCGTAGATAGCTCAGATTTCAAAAACTACATCTTCGGGCTTATTTTTATCAAACGTCTATCTGATGTGTTTGATGAGCGTGTTGAAGCGATAATGGCAGAAGAACAGCGTTCTAGTGATGAAGCAATGGAACTTATTCTTGAGGATAATCCAGAGCAGTTCGTTCCTGTCGATGCTCGTTGGGCTAACTTAGTTGAAAAGACTGAAAACGTTGGTGAACGCATTGATGAAGCGTTTGCAGAAATCGAGCGTCAGAACCCATCATTAGAGAAAGTGCTTACTGCTATCCAGTTTGGTGATAAAGAGAAGCTAAGTAACGAATTGTTGATGCGTTTGTTGCGTCATTTCAACCAACACAAGCTTGGTAATAAGAACTTATACAAACCCGACCTTCTAGGTGATGCTTACGAATACCTTATCGCCATGTTTGCTGATGATGCAGGTAAGAGAGGGGGCGAGTTCTACACCCCACATGAAGTTGTAGAGTTGATTGTTAAACTGATTGACCCTCAACCGACTCATGAAATTTACGATCCAACCAACGGCTCTGGCGGTATGTTGGTTGAAGCAGCTCGTCATATCAAAGAAAATTATCCAGAGAATGGCATGGTGATGGGCAAGCCTAACTGTAAGTTATATGGTCAAGAAAAGAACTTAAGTACATGGGCAATTGCAAAATTGAATATGTTTTTACATAACCTAGATGGTGATATTAAGCGTGGTGATACGCTGGTTAACCCACAGCATAAAGATGGTCACGGGTTACAAACCTTTGACCGAGTAATTGCGAATCCGCCTTTCTCAATAAAAGATTGGTGGGAGCCTCTAGAGATCAATAAAAAGACTAAGACCGATAAAAAAGGCAAAGAAGTTGAAGTTAACCCTAAATACAGTACTGATCTAAAAGATCCTTATGGTCGTTTCGGTTTAGGCACAGCTCCCCGAAAATATGCAGACCTAGCATTTCGGCGTTTTTCAAGGTAG
- a CDS encoding IS3 family transposase (programmed frameshift) translates to MSRISVERKEAILKKLLPPYSMSVKEVSEEEGISTATLYHWRQQLRRSGAAVPNSNTSSEQWSAQTKLAIVAESYSMTESELSQYCREKGLFPEQIQSWRSECMQGFKSSKEQEAEAKKQAKADKLEIKELKKDLRLKEKALAETAALLVLKKKAESLLRGRARGRLTSTDERQTIVTLILEAKQCGCRLEPACHEVQIDLRTYRRWYQQGEVQADKRPICIRPEPANKLSQQERDAIIEVCNRSEFASLPPTQIVPTLLDRGEYIASESSYYRVLSAQGQLHRRGRQRSRQKQAKPSSYTATDSNQVYTWDITYLPSKVRGQHYYLYVIEDIYSRKIVGYEVYERECGELASQLLQRTLMREQCFNQALVLHSDNGAPMKSLTFKAKMEELGITSSYSRPRVSDDNPYVESLFRTVKYMPSWPTKGFESINSSRSWVEAFVRWYNTEHKHSKLNYVTPSERHNGKDKEILKRRAKVLLAAKELNPERWPGDIRNCEPVGDIHLNPEREAA, encoded by the exons GTGTCTCGTATCTCAGTAGAAAGAAAAGAAGCTATATTGAAGAAGCTGTTGCCTCCCTATTCGATGTCAGTTAAAGAAGTGTCGGAAGAGGAAGGAATTAGCACTGCGACCCTGTATCATTGGCGCCAGCAACTCAGACGTTCAGGAGCCGCCGTGCCAAATAGCAACACTTCATCAGAGCAGTGGTCTGCTCAAACTAAACTCGCCATTGTTGCCGAGTCTTACTCGATGACCGAAAGTGAACTCAGCCAATATTGTCGTGAAAAAGGTCTTTTCCCTGAACAAATCCAAAGTTGGCGCAGCGAATGTATGCAAGGGTTTAAGTCGAGTAAAGAGCAGGAAGCTGAAGCAAAGAAGCAGGCTAAAGCTGACAAACTTGAAATCAAAGAGTTGAAGAAAGATTTACGACTCAAAGAAAAAGCACTCGCTGAAACGGCCGCCCTCTTGGTACTAA AGAAAAAAGCTGAGAGCCTTTTACGGGGAAGAGCCAGAGGACGATTAACCTCAACCGATGAAAGGCAGACCATAGTGACTCTTATCCTTGAAGCGAAGCAATGCGGATGCCGTTTAGAGCCAGCTTGCCATGAAGTTCAAATCGACTTGAGAACGTATCGTCGCTGGTATCAGCAAGGTGAAGTTCAAGCTGACAAAAGGCCGATATGCATCAGGCCAGAGCCTGCTAACAAGCTCTCTCAGCAAGAGCGTGATGCGATTATCGAGGTGTGTAACCGCTCTGAGTTCGCAAGCTTACCTCCGACTCAAATCGTCCCGACACTGCTTGACCGAGGTGAGTATATCGCCTCTGAATCGAGTTACTATCGGGTGCTGAGTGCACAGGGACAACTCCACAGACGAGGTCGTCAAAGAAGTAGGCAGAAGCAAGCGAAGCCATCAAGTTACACAGCGACAGATTCGAACCAAGTCTATACATGGGATATCACTTACTTACCTTCAAAAGTTCGAGGCCAACACTATTACCTGTATGTCATCGAGGACATCTACAGTCGAAAAATCGTTGGTTATGAAGTGTATGAGCGTGAATGCGGTGAGCTGGCGTCACAACTTCTGCAACGAACGTTGATGCGAGAGCAATGCTTCAATCAAGCGCTGGTTCTTCACTCAGATAATGGTGCACCGATGAAGTCGCTGACGTTTAAAGCAAAAATGGAAGAGTTAGGTATTACCTCATCGTATAGCCGCCCAAGAGTCAGCGATGATAACCCGTATGTCGAATCATTGTTCCGCACGGTAAAGTACATGCCAAGCTGGCCAACAAAGGGCTTTGAAAGTATCAACAGTAGTCGAAGTTGGGTTGAAGCCTTCGTACGCTGGTACAACACCGAGCATAAGCACAGTAAGCTAAATTACGTCACGCCTTCAGAGCGTCACAATGGAAAAGATAAAGAGATCTTGAAGCGCCGAGCAAAGGTATTACTCGCAGCAAAAGAGCTAAACCCTGAACGCTGGCCAGGTGATATCAGAAACTGTGAACCTGTTGGTGACATTCACCTAAATCCAGAAAGAGAAGCTGCTTAG
- a CDS encoding N-6 DNA methylase, whose amino-acid sequence MISSTKEDGRIGVVVPHGVLFREGDEGKIRKGLLVGKDDFTGDLIEAVIGLPPALFFNTGISASVVIINKKKTAELKNKVIFIDASQECDDSDKMSRLREEDIHKITQEYSKAKQALIEAGEQTSESLPKLLESVAVDKYLRVVDIREIEENEFNLNLSRYIDNSEPEEIVDVFGSLERLAKLEGELKQVTEKLVTQISVLNIEATCNEQ is encoded by the coding sequence ATGATTTCTTCAACAAAAGAAGATGGTCGTATTGGTGTAGTAGTCCCTCATGGAGTGCTATTCCGTGAAGGTGATGAAGGTAAGATCCGCAAAGGTTTATTAGTTGGAAAAGACGATTTTACTGGTGATTTGATTGAAGCAGTGATCGGTTTACCGCCTGCCTTGTTCTTTAATACAGGTATTTCGGCATCGGTTGTGATCATCAATAAGAAAAAAACTGCTGAACTTAAAAACAAAGTGATTTTTATTGATGCCTCACAAGAGTGTGATGACAGCGATAAGATGAGTCGCCTTCGTGAAGAAGATATCCACAAAATCACTCAAGAATACAGCAAGGCTAAGCAAGCATTGATTGAGGCTGGTGAGCAAACCTCAGAGTCTTTACCAAAATTGTTAGAATCTGTAGCGGTAGATAAATATCTGCGTGTTGTTGATATTCGTGAGATTGAGGAAAATGAATTTAACCTAAATTTAAGTCGTTACATTGATAACTCAGAACCAGAAGAAATTGTGGATGTTTTTGGTTCGTTAGAGCGTTTAGCCAAATTAGAAGGTGAACTAAAACAGGTTACAGAAAAACTTGTAACTCAGATTAGTGTGCTAAATATTGAGGCTACCTGTAATGAGCAGTAA
- a CDS encoding restriction endonuclease subunit S: protein MSSKNIPNGWRVCKQSQVSTFHNGRAYKKTEWEESGTPVIRLQNLTGSGDSYYYSTLELPEHQNVNNGELLYMWSATFGPSIWRGEKAIYHYHIWKVDCHKDLLDKMFMFFHLDYVTESMKSKTNGSTMLHLTKKGMEDNEILLPPLKEQQKIAEVLSTADQKIDLIDQKIAETKKLKTGLMQKLFTEGVGVQDENGEWQPHASFKDSPLGTTIPSIWKVKQQQKVATFYNGRAYKRTEWEESGTPVIRLQNLTGSGDKYYYSNMQLPEHQYVNKGELLFMWSATFGPKVWGGDKAIYHYHIWKVACNESLLGKSYMFYSLLYMTEKMKKQTNGSTMLHFTKKGMEEQLMVIPPISEQNQIAEILGTVDQKLNSLKLQKLETEQLKKGLMQKLLTGEWRVPLDNH from the coding sequence ATGAGCAGTAAAAATATCCCGAATGGGTGGAGAGTTTGTAAGCAGTCCCAAGTTTCTACTTTTCATAATGGGCGAGCATATAAGAAAACAGAATGGGAAGAATCTGGGACACCTGTAATTCGCTTGCAAAACTTAACAGGAAGTGGTGATAGTTATTATTATTCAACTCTAGAGCTTCCTGAGCACCAAAATGTTAATAATGGTGAATTGCTGTATATGTGGTCAGCAACCTTTGGTCCAAGTATTTGGCGGGGAGAAAAGGCGATTTATCACTACCATATTTGGAAAGTTGATTGTCATAAAGATCTTCTTGATAAAATGTTTATGTTTTTCCATTTGGACTATGTGACGGAGTCTATGAAGAGCAAAACTAATGGTTCGACCATGCTTCATTTGACGAAGAAAGGCATGGAAGATAATGAGATTTTATTACCTCCATTAAAAGAACAACAAAAAATCGCAGAAGTACTCTCTACGGCTGACCAGAAAATCGATCTCATTGATCAAAAAATAGCAGAAACAAAAAAGCTAAAAACAGGGTTAATGCAGAAGCTCTTTACTGAAGGTGTTGGTGTTCAGGATGAAAATGGTGAGTGGCAGCCACACGCTAGTTTTAAGGATTCTCCGTTAGGCACAACAATACCAAGTATATGGAAAGTTAAACAACAACAGAAGGTTGCCACATTTTACAACGGTAGAGCGTACAAGCGAACAGAGTGGGAAGAATCTGGCACGCCTGTAATTCGACTTCAAAATCTAACAGGATCTGGGGATAAGTATTATTACTCAAACATGCAACTACCAGAACACCAATATGTGAATAAAGGAGAGTTGCTATTCATGTGGTCAGCCACTTTTGGTCCTAAAGTTTGGGGTGGGGATAAAGCGATATATCATTACCATATTTGGAAAGTAGCATGCAATGAGTCTTTGTTAGGTAAAAGTTATATGTTTTATAGTTTGTTATATATGACTGAAAAAATGAAAAAACAAACTAATGGGTCAACTATGCTGCATTTCACTAAGAAAGGAATGGAGGAACAATTAATGGTAATACCTCCAATCAGTGAACAAAATCAGATTGCAGAGATATTAGGAACAGTAGATCAAAAATTGAATTCGTTAAAGCTGCAAAAATTAGAAACAGAGCAGTTGAAAAAAGGTCTAATGCAGAAGCTTCTGACTGGTGAATGGCGAGTACCGCTAGATAATCATTAA